From one Triticum urartu cultivar G1812 chromosome 3, Tu2.1, whole genome shotgun sequence genomic stretch:
- the LOC125547977 gene encoding uncharacterized protein LOC125547977: MARTGAAAALFVLVCCLLVGSVPARLPVELPTQVVPDAVDLLATAEPLLAKQLAAAEAANPTKVHSMITEEEEMVVHPARQRPQIIRCGGGDDVAVSDESPSFGGQGHPALKSEGEEHGPEQERPGEDSDTDSDSDSDDEDNENGIVAWFWRLARRF, encoded by the coding sequence ATGGCGCGCACCGGCGCCGCCGCTGCCCTCTTCGTGCTCGTCTGCTGCCTCCTCGTCGGCTCTGTCCCGGCGCGCCTCCCCGTCGAGCTTCCGACGCAGGTGGTACCCGACGCCGTTGACCTCCTGGCCACCGCCGAGCCGCTTCTGGCCAAGCAGTTGGCGGCTGCCGAGGCGGCCAACCCGACCAAAGTCCACTCCATGATaacagaggaggaggagatggTGGTTCACCCGGCCCGCCAGCGCCCCCAGATCatccggtgcggcggcggcgacgacgtgGCGGTCTCCGACGAGTCGCCGTCCTTCGGCGGCCAGGGCCATCCAGCGTTGAAGAGCGAGGGGGAGGAGCACGGGCCGGAACAGGAGCGGCCCGGCGAGGACTCGGACACCGACAGCGACTCGGATTCAGACGACGAGGACAATGAGAATGGGATTGTGGCGTGGTTCTGGAGGCTGGCGCGTCGCTTCTGA
- the LOC125542890 gene encoding PRA1 family protein F3-like: MSKYGTIPTSSSSAAAGAPHLGGASPLDFISRAKARGATALATRRPWRELADVHAVGLPPSLGDAYLRVRANLAHFAMNYAIVVLVVVFLSLLWQPISLIVFLVCMVGWLVLYFLRDEPIVLFGRVVGDGVVLAVLAAVTLILLLLTGATTNILTSLLIGFVLVVVHAALHKAEDNVDEEVGRWYAPVPAQ; the protein is encoded by the coding sequence atgTCCAAGTACGGCACCAtccccacctcctcctcctccgccgccgcgggGGCGCCCCACCTCGGCGGCGCCTCCCCGCTCGACTTCATCTCCCGCGCCAAGGCCCGCGGCGCGACGGCGCTGGCCACGCGCCGGCCGTGGCGCGAGCTCGCGGACGTGCACGCCGTCGGGCTGCCCCCGAGCCTCGGCGACGCCTACCTGCGCGTGCGCGCCAACCTCGCCCACTTCGCCATGAACTACGCCATCgtcgtcctcgtcgtcgtcttcctctccctcctctggCAGCCCATCTCCCTCATCGTCTTCCTCGTCTGCATGGTCGGCTGGCTCGTCCTCTACTTCCTCCGCGACGAGCCCATCGTCCTCTTCGGCCGCGTCGTCGGCGACGGCGTGGTCCTCGCCGTGCTCGCTGCTGTCACGCTCATCCTCCTGCTGCTCACCGGCGCCACCACCAACATCCTCACGTCGCTGCTCATCGGCTTCGTGCTCGTCGTGGTGCACGCTGCCCTGCACAAGGCGGAGGACAACGTTGACGAAGAGGTCGGCCGCTGGTACGCGCCTGTGCCAGCGCAGTAG